The following proteins come from a genomic window of Synechococcus sp. NB0720_010:
- a CDS encoding nuclear transport factor 2 family protein: MTASSSGFQLPLTEQSLRQLFTKPYGAPAPSHGQWKAVYAPDVHFEDPTQSRDGLQAYLDAQDGLVNRCDDVYLAPHAVALSGQTAFVEWTMGLKIKGIEFVYPGATRLRLNDQGLIVDHRDYFDFVGPTFAPVPLIGGFVRWLYKRFVD; this comes from the coding sequence GTGACTGCTTCTTCCTCTGGATTCCAGCTCCCACTGACGGAGCAGTCCCTGCGTCAGCTGTTCACCAAGCCCTATGGCGCACCGGCCCCGAGCCATGGGCAATGGAAAGCGGTGTATGCACCGGATGTGCATTTTGAGGATCCCACCCAGTCCCGCGATGGACTTCAGGCCTACCTCGATGCCCAGGATGGCCTGGTGAACCGTTGCGATGATGTCTACCTGGCTCCGCACGCCGTCGCCCTGAGCGGCCAAACCGCTTTTGTCGAATGGACGATGGGGCTGAAGATCAAGGGCATTGAGTTCGTGTATCCGGGCGCGACGCGACTGCGGCTCAATGACCAGGGTCTGATCGTTGATCACCGCGACTATTTCGACTTTGTCGGCCCAACGTTTGCCCCTGTCCCCTTGATCGGTGGTTTTGTGCGCTGGCTCTACAAACGCTTCGTGGACTAA
- a CDS encoding transglycosylase SLT domain-containing protein, whose amino-acid sequence MTRSVGLVLAAALAGLVACASPNEAQSNAAPAAAPRRQPRSYPTVPRAASETARRLAALESQLRDPQTPADELPDLAHQQQVIYRVLSLDRQRSQAVLDQLPTRWRSVAERHLAARRAFLAMSKRRPAQVPAWRIIPPEPLPQLLAHYRKAEAATGIEWEVLAAVNLVETGMGRIDGVSIANAQGPMQFLPTTWAEPGIGRGDIRNPHDAIQAAARYLVRRGGLKNIRRGLWGYNNSDLYGEAVLLYASLIKEDPKALVGLYHWEIHYNAQQGDLWLPVGYEQLQPLPVDRYLQLHPRSAPPRKSG is encoded by the coding sequence ATGACCCGATCCGTTGGCTTGGTTCTTGCTGCAGCCCTGGCAGGACTGGTGGCCTGTGCCTCCCCCAACGAGGCCCAAAGCAATGCTGCTCCCGCCGCCGCGCCGCGGCGGCAACCCCGCAGTTACCCAACGGTTCCGCGTGCTGCAAGCGAGACCGCGCGTCGACTGGCTGCGCTTGAGAGCCAGTTGCGCGATCCGCAGACGCCAGCGGACGAACTCCCGGATTTGGCCCATCAACAGCAGGTGATCTATCGGGTTCTCTCGCTTGATCGACAGCGCAGTCAGGCGGTCCTGGATCAACTCCCAACCCGTTGGCGTTCCGTGGCCGAACGGCACCTGGCGGCGAGACGTGCGTTTCTGGCGATGAGCAAACGCCGCCCTGCCCAGGTGCCGGCCTGGCGGATTATTCCCCCCGAACCCCTGCCCCAGTTACTCGCCCACTACCGCAAGGCCGAAGCCGCGACAGGGATCGAGTGGGAGGTGCTCGCGGCGGTCAACTTGGTGGAGACCGGGATGGGACGCATTGACGGCGTCTCCATTGCCAATGCCCAGGGCCCGATGCAGTTCTTGCCAACCACCTGGGCGGAGCCAGGCATCGGCCGAGGGGACATCCGTAATCCCCATGATGCGATTCAGGCAGCGGCCCGTTATCTCGTGCGCCGCGGCGGTCTCAAGAACATTCGCCGTGGTCTCTGGGGCTACAACAACAGCGATCTCTACGGCGAGGCTGTTCTCCTCTATGCCTCCTTAATTAAGGAGGATCCCAAGGCCTTGGTGGGCCTTTATCACTGGGAGATTCACTACAACGCCCAGCAGGGGGATCTTTGGCTTCCGGTTGGCTACGAACAACTCCAACCCCTGCCTGTCGATCGCTACCTGCAGTTGCACCCCCGCAGCGCTCCTCCCAGGAAGTCAGGATGA
- a CDS encoding class I SAM-dependent methyltransferase, with translation MTVLVLEESQRRKWDGSDDVLFYAEPRLVHHLDQAFRTRLTALYTERIPKNAVVLDLMSSWVSHLPEDKALERVIGHGLNEKELAANPRLDSYWLQNLNQNQELPLPSSSVDATLIVAGWQYLQYPEAIASELLRVTRPGGQVIVAFSNRMFFTKAPLIWTDSSDQDHLDYVAGVLEAQGWQSTERIAETTKAAGVMGLLGQPGDPFFAVISHKPNQLP, from the coding sequence ATGACCGTTCTGGTGCTGGAGGAGTCCCAGAGGCGCAAGTGGGACGGATCCGATGACGTCCTGTTTTATGCCGAGCCGCGGCTGGTGCATCACCTGGACCAGGCCTTCCGCACACGGCTCACCGCGCTCTACACAGAGCGGATTCCAAAGAACGCCGTAGTGCTGGATTTGATGTCCAGCTGGGTCTCACACCTTCCAGAGGACAAGGCCCTCGAGCGGGTGATCGGGCACGGTTTAAACGAGAAAGAACTCGCGGCCAACCCCCGCTTGGATAGCTACTGGCTGCAAAACCTCAACCAAAACCAGGAACTACCACTACCCAGCAGCAGCGTGGACGCCACCTTGATCGTCGCCGGCTGGCAGTACCTCCAATATCCCGAGGCCATCGCCAGTGAACTGCTGCGGGTGACGCGGCCTGGCGGTCAGGTGATCGTTGCCTTCTCCAACCGGATGTTCTTCACCAAAGCACCCCTGATCTGGACCGATAGCAGCGATCAGGACCATCTCGATTACGTCGCAGGGGTCCTGGAGGCCCAAGGCTGGCAGTCAACCGAGCGAATCGCAGAAACCACAAAGGCCGCTGGCGTGATGGGGCTGCTCGGTCAGCCGGGTGACCCGTTCTTTGCCGTGATCAGCCACAAACCAAACCAGCTGCCTTAA